The window ACCAACATACAACCTATAACCCAACATCCGCTAATTTTAGGGcagtacataaaataataatacaacccTAATTCCAATGAATAATACAATggtttgcaaatccttttcaacctatacTCAATTAAATACACTACCAGGACAAGCTATTTAATGTTCAAACGGATTAAATTGGTTGTTATAAATATTTACTTTGAATATGATTCCTGCAAAACGCTCCaaagaagttgggacaggggcaTGTTCACCACTGTTACATTATGTGTATATGGATGAGTTACATCCTTTTAACAACAATCAATAAGTGTTTGAGAACAAAGGACACTAATTGTTGAAGCTCTGTAGGTGGAATTCTTTATCATTCTTGCTTGATGTACGACTTCAGTTGCTCTCTGTTGTCGTATTTTGCGCTTCATAATGCAGCATCCATTTTCAATGGATGACAGGTCTGGACTGCAGCATGGAATGTCTGGAATGTCCCAACTTCATTGAAATTGGATctgtaatactactactactaccaataataataattataataagaatattaataatatttaagatCTTTCATGTAGGGATTTCAGGCATGCAACACATTCCAATAAAAATCTCAAGGCATCAATTAGaatgagtgtccacaaacattcagACAGAACAAAGGACTTACGAGACCACTGTGTTGGTGGAGACGATGTATTCCACTTCTTTGGTCCAGGGGTTCATGAAGCTGAACCAGCGGCTTCGTAAAGTGATGAAGGAACCGTCTTTAATCTTAAATTTGTAACAGTTTGTGCTGATCTTCTCTTTAGTCTGAAGAACTGAAGACAAGtccaagttttttttaaagcaacaatTCTAATTACATACTAAAAGACTAAATTGCTAACAAATTGACTGAACAGAACAGTTACCTTGTCTGTGGCACTCGGCCAGATGGCCGATGTCGTCCTGATGGAAATACTCATAGAACGACGTTCCCAGCAGCTCCTGAGGTAAATATGCTAAAATGGCTGTTGCCCTAATTGGAAACAAACAATCATTAACATAATCAAGCAGGTAAATTCATACATTACTTTATCGTTTCATGGAAAAGGACAATCCAACAAGTTTCATGCAACTAACACACACCATCTAATATTAACACgttaaaactgcactgacttaagCTTCTCAGATGTTTATAAATAACAAACTGTTAGCAGGCATTTTATAGACTTTTGTCCAAGGTCCACCCAAAGTGAATCAAAGTAAATATCTGAGCAAATCATTTGTGACctgttatatgatatataaaATGCTGTTAAAAAGTGCTACAGAATACATCTATTGAGTATTGAAATGAAAGTTGTATAAATAAAGTTTGTTATGTTTTGCCTCAATATAAAGCAagctatttttacatttattgagAACTAATAATATAAGGACACAGACAATAGAAATGGAGCCTTGATGATGTGCTGCTCACCAGCTTTCACTGGAGCTACATCTAGTAGCTGCTTTTATAAATTCCAGAGTGTTATGCAGCAATTTGGAGGTTTTGGATTTGTCCTGTTCACAACTCAGTTTTGGTTATGAAGCAACCTTGTGACTATGCCAATGAATGTCAAGGAAAATACAGGTAAGTTACATTGCATTTAGAGTAGATGTCAGTCTCAGATTTAGATTTCTTATTCAGACTTAAATAGGGATCATGTTACACAGTCTTGCCCAATTAATCATTTAGGTGAAACTCTAGTGTGTCACGAGGAAGGCACATTTTTCAACACCTACGCTACACCACCCAACAATTTTAAACCACAACaaactacagttgcaagaaaaagtatctgAACCATttaggattacttggatttctgcataaattggtcattaaatgtgttctgatctttattaaaagtcacaacaatagacaaacacagtctgaacacaacatgttaacattcacagtgaggggggaaaaataTTTGAACCCCTATGTTAATGACTTTTGAGTTAATTGGAGCCATGATGTGataagattggatgtgttggttaaagctgccctgtcttataaaaacacacaccagttttgagtttgctgttcttaagaagcattgcttgattgcttgaatcatgcctcacacaaaagagctctcagaagacctacgttcaatgaagctgaaaaaaatgttacaaaagtatctctaaaagtcttgatgttcatgtgtccatggtaagactgACGGTCTACACATTGAGAAacttcagcactgttgctactctctctaggcgtggtcgtcctgtaaagatgactgcaagagcacagcgcagaatgatcaatgaggtgaggaaaaatccaaaagtgtcagctaaagatttacagaaatctctggcacatgcgaACATTTTTGATGACAAatcaggaaaacattaaacatgaaAGGTGATGATGTGAGGACATCACGTtcgaagccactgctgtccaaaaaaaacattgctgcacgtttgtaaaagagcacctggatgttccacagcactactttTGGAaagaacacacaacgctatgtgtggagaaaaaaggcacagcacaccatcatcagaACTTCattccaactgtgaaatatggtggaggagGCATCAtgatttggggctgctttgctgcctcaagGCCTGGACGAAAAAATTAtttcccaagttaaccaagacattttgcaggaaaacttaggaccatctgtctgccaactgaagctcaacagaggatggatgatgcaacaggagagcaattcacaccagatatcccaagaatattgctgaactgaaacagtttagtgaagaggaatgatctaAAATTCCTCCTggctgttgtgcaggtctgatctgcaactataAAAAACGCTTGGttaaggtttttgctgccaaagaagggtcaaccagttattaaatccaaaggttcacatacttgtttgtctattgttgagaCATAGATGAAGGTCAGAACACATTGaataaccaatttatgcagaaatccaagtaatcccaaacaGTTCACATACttcttcttgcaactgtataaatAGACTGCAGACACTCTGTACCAAGTTCTTACCTCTGGTCCACAAAGACAAATTTGCCATCAATGGTGTGGCGAGAGACATACTCGGTAGGTTTGACGCGGATATCTCCGTTCATAGGCTGGGGGACGATGTGAGGGTGCAGGCGGCCAATGGCCACCAGGCAGCTAAGGTTACAGCCCTCGTTGTCAGGTTCATTTTCCTCATCCAGGCCCATCTTGGTGGGCGGCCAGCTCTTCAAGTAGCCAGTGCTGTGAATGGTGCAGAAGCTCTTGCGGTCTGCTGTAGTAATAAAATGAGGGTTAAAAACATACCACTGATCAGGAAATTGTGTGATGATGTGATAAATATAAGCAGTGTGTTTGGATCTGGAAGAGAGTATAAACACGCAGGTTCCTGAGTTCTGGATCAAAGAGCCTCTAATCTGACTGAAGCATCTGTAACGTTAAGGATGTGCTACTCATGGTAAAATAACTCAGTCATTAAAGCTGGCAGACTGTTTTTATTGCAGGTATTCTTATGTTTTATTAGCCTTTCTTGTAACTATATATCAATGACTTTCCTTGGAGGACACATGGTTTGGATGAGCGTCTGGTAAAGAAGGCGCCAGGCGGCTGAGCAGCCTGGCCGTACATACGTGCCCACAGCTGTCTCGATCATAAAAACACAGCTACCTTTCTTCTTGGAGCAGGTGGAGGAAAAGTCTTTGTCCTCCATCTTGACGGACGGTTGCCGGTTGCACTTCATTCTGCAGAAGAATGAACGCCGAGCGCCTGAACACAGCCTGGAGGGTCCAGGAGTGATATCAGTCTTCACAGGCAGACCAGCTAACAAGGACAGAGAGACCAAGAGACATAAGAAAAATCCCAGAACTGTCACATTAAACCAACCTtaacaaggcaaaaaaaaaaaaaacgtttacttTTGGCATCAATGAGTCGTTCTCGTGGTGCTGTATCAGAAGAAGACAGCTGTTCCTTCACTTTAGCAATATCCTTCGGATGCAGGTAGTCAAACAGACTCTGGCCAATCAGGTCGTTCTGGTGGGAACAAATGGAGTAGGTGTGAGAGTGTGAAACAGTTAACGTGCCTAGTGTTAGATGGATGTACAAGTCTTTCACTGTACCTGACTATAGTTGAGAATTTTATAAACAGACTCTGAGACAAAGAGAATCTTGCCCCGGTCACACCCAACAACAAAAAGAAAGCCATCAGCAGCCTGAGGATAAGGAAACAGGTGAGATACACAATGTACACACAAAGCAATACTTTTGAAACAAAGCAAGGCCTAGATGCTTCAAACTTACCCTTAATATCAAATGCTTTAGTTCATCATCTGATAAGAATGCTGGTTTATAGTTTGCTTCTGTGTATGGGTTAGTAGCACCTGTAAGGagaacaaaaatatttattgttacatgtaaatgtttattattagttgTATTGATATTGAACTTAATGATTGTATAGTGTTTTGCCTAAACTTAAATGTATACTGATTTAGAAAACAAAGGTTTTCTATTTTAGTTCATGTTTTACCTCGCAACGTCTTCATATGTTGCACAGCCATCCGGAGCACCGTCAGCTTATCCAGCTTGCGAGACATGGCGTTGCATGTAGGAATTAAAGAAGCCAATTCATCTATAAAACTGTTCATCTTATCCCTACGCCTTTTTTCAATCTGACTGTGGGCTTCCCTGTAGTGGAGTAGACAGGAGGTTAACACCTGAATCATTAATCAGTTTatgaaaacagaagaaaaattaTTCTGGTCTGCTATAATTACAATAGCAGTGTTTTGGGTTCCAGAGACCAGGGTAACAGCTTGTTCTTTAACTACACTACAGCCTTATTTGGATGGATTTGGTTTTACATAGAAGGCAGGTAATATCTCCAGGATGTCTGTTTATAACTGAATTTGTACATGGAATAAACTATCATGGTTACATGACAGAGATAAGAGTGGATAATTGATTCACGCAGCACCATTACATCATGTGAGTCCACGTGACAGTTCAGTACTGTGTTTTCTGACTGTAGAGGAACTTTCTTACAAATAAACATCCTATAAAATTTCCTcctactgtgttcaacacacagcTTTCACATCTGACCAAACCCAGTCTGCAGTTCATCTCATTTCTATGTTCTATGCTAAATGAATATACTTCAAATAGTTATCTGAGCACTAGCAGAGACAGACCAATTTGTGAACATGAAGAACTTCAGATGAACACTCACATATCTTTATCTTGAGCTTTGATAGTAGATCCACTGATGAACTCACAACTGacacaaagttttcagagttcttCTGCTCTATTACCATCTCATTACTAATTATCAAATGCTTACAGTGCAACCAGAACATTACAACACAGAAATCTTCAGCATATTTGAGTACTGTGTCTTACAACCTCTACCCCATTCAAACTCCTCTGTATTTTACAAAACCCTCAACAATTCCCTTATCCATGTATTGGGATATTTACCAACATGCAATATTGGCACCATGTTAGTGGCATGTATGTGTGAATTCATGCCTACAAGTTGGAGATCTGATTATTTCACGTTCTGTACTGCGATTTTTACCTGGCATTTTTAATCCGTCCATGCTGGTCGTCtctgaaacaaaaaagaaacaggtTCATGTGAGTCCATTAATTAATGCACTCAAATTTAACatgcattttatataaaacataaattttACCTACCTCCCAAGTTGTTTATCCTTTTCTGTGTCCATACTGTCACTGTAGAAATGAAAACCACAGAAATTTAAACCTAAAGCATTAGGTTTTATTAGCTCATAAATGCTCAGATTGTCTACATTTTCTACAATGTGCTTGAATCATTCAGGGTGGTATGATGTGAGGCCTCTCCCAATTCAGAATTATTCACACCTGAAAAGTTTATGCTTCTGCTTCAATTTGTAAAAATCAATCCATGTCTTCCATATTTGCATTTGTATCACatttgtgttttactgtgtgttttaaGAAACTCAATTCTGGTCTGAGAAATGCACCAAagactgaaaaaaatgtaataaaaattagACTGTACTTACTCAAATGAAAACCCATCAATCCTGAAACAAAAATATGTTGTTACCAAaaagcaacaaaacatttttaatgcaCTACCAGCACACTTATTATGCTTAGGCCTGTTGCGAAAATTATATTATCGACTTatcaaatgattttttaaacCGTGATCATTCTTCAGCGGAGGATGTGTAAGCTTGCGCACGTATTCGAGGCCTATaggactttctcaaaactaaactTTGCTTTGAAGTTCCACGGCTCCGGTACGgaagtattttggctttaaggcaaatgagcgaggagaaccCATCAAGGCGAATCAGCCGGTATGTTGACTTtcaaaacagttaaaaacagaATATTGATATTCCAGAAACATCCTGCCTTACGCACCACAAGGTGGACATGTTGGTGTTCCTTGCTTGTAATTTATTTGACAGTTACATAAAAAactacatttatagcaagagctatgGCCTTCtgtctttgatcatatggacactTTGAGCTAATTTTTGTTTTATAGCATTTACATTTATGATCAGAAAATAGAATCTGCACGTGCCTTTGTGTTATGTCcagagttaaaataaataaataaataatgtaaatgttactttcatttattttttaatttatttttttatgtttatttttatatatatattttgttgtatttatttaggatattacaatattttttacattaaaagcccaatgtctgttctaaaaataataagttagtttcactgtaaaatggtgtattagtgttattatgctagtatattattactgtggcacattgtctaaaagctcctttgggagcccagaggCATTTTCTACAGTGGtgctttaaaatgataatattatcgtttatcgcaataatttctggcaGGGGCGTTccctgggtatgtaaagatccggggctcagcccagttaaaatactcatttaaactaagtatagtacagcagtatagtactaaattctggctatccacaacatccagcttcgagataactggttagctaaattattatcattaattatttcttacagtaatcctgcaattctaaatgaataaaaacaatttgaaaatgaaacagttattggctgatcaggcgcATCAGGACAAGAGTCACCGCATTTCACAAAACCAAGAAGCTGTTTCTTCTAATTAGGCTgcatgtgggtgggtgtgtactCACTGGTACTCAGTGGCACTTCCCTTCCTCTTGCGGGTGTAGTCCATGCCCGGTGTGCCCACAGAGCTGCTGATGAGGTCTGTGGAGCTTGGGGACATGAAATCATTCATTGTGGAGGAGATGTCCATTCTTTGGTCTGCCATTAGATCATCTGAAGACAGAGACAGTGACTTTGAAGTGGCCATAAAAGAATATATGGAATTTACCAGGAATaacagcttcagcttcagctgcTATAACATCTTGCACAATCAAGATAAATAATTATACTTACCACAAATTGATTCAGAGGGCTGTTTTCAACACAATGCCAGCAGCAACCTGTTGGGACCAGTACAATGGAAGATATTAGTGGAACTGAAAGAACACACTTATAATTTAGTGGTTTACCTGAAGCAGggccgtgcagagacctttggaggggcaggtgctcaaagtcaagAGGGCGCACATCGAGCACGAATTTGAAACACTTTACAAAAACATACCTTACAATATAACCGGTTGATTTGTGATTTAATTGTGgcgttactgtaaactacaaattaacagaagtcaccttagtgcagtgtttctcaacccagttcctgcatattcccactgttatgcatattctagagcttcctctgctttaaaggcacttaatgatgtaagtggtggtatgatgtgtctaatgcacTGCTGATTATACATAATTGATTTATGGTacatagggggctaagggattaacaggtaaactcaataaaggattgttaatTATCTGATCAGGaggaaaatacacaatttaagGGCAgggaccagggttaagaaactgctttaaactaccaacattacccaaattctaaattctagctatcctctgcatccagcttctagcaaactagttagctaaacaGATTttctgcaatcctaaattaattaacacaatttgaaaatgaaatagttattggctgatcaggccaAGTTAAACATttcatttctatatttttttctcaaaccttgactaccTCTCTATCTTATTCCAAAGTTAAGATACCTGcagtttattaagcacacagtgggtttgaactgtgtgttttgattcagacgtgtatttttaaccagctatcagaaacagtgtcatcacagtttacatggttagcctaccattacctttctttaagaaaaaatcCTGTATATCCATATGTGTTTTAAGCTATTTAGTTACTAGTTATCAGTCATATGTATCATTGAGCTGGGTCTGAATGTAGTGTTCTACAAAAGAAAATGACACCCAGTTGTCACcaattactaggggtgtgccatatcatatcgtacacaatgaTATCgtcaaaatgtatatatatatatatatatatatatatatatatatatatataaatatatggagTTTTTGGTCAGTTGGATGTTCGTGTTGGAGCAGTTCGTAAGAATAGTGCTACCCATAGCTACAGACAACTAGACATGGTGCAGATGCTGAAAGCCTTAATCGTTCCAGGTGTGCTGGCCGTCGccggctgctgctggtggtggtggtataGCTCCCGTTACCAGCTAGCTTGAGGAGGATGATCATCACAGAGGATTCTCAGGTTGAATACACTCCTGCTATAGAGCTTCCAGAGCTCAAAGTAATTGATgacctttcttcttcttttgaagATGGACAGTGTGCTCAGTCAAGCCCAGAGGAGCTCCCCCTTCAGGACACCACAATAGAGGATCCTCAGACTGAAGACACACCAGTGTCTGCTGTAGAGCTTCCAGAGCTGAGTGTCGTTGATGACCTGTCTTCCTCTAGTGAAGATAGACAGTGTGCTCAGTCTGAGACTGGGAGTATTTGACCTCCTATCTCGACTGCAGCACCTGTCTCAAGCCCAGAGGAGCTCCCCCTTCAGGCCAGTGCGGACGACAGCCAGCCAGCAGAGAGCAGTGCGGGGAAAACTCAGCTTGAGGAGCTTGAGGTGCCAACCCCCATCAAAGAGGATCCTTCTGCTAAAGACGTACCAGCTTCCTTTCTGGGACGAAGGACAAAACCACAGGTCCTTTCCACCTCCCTGCCTGTGAAGCCCTTTCTCATAAGGGATGAGAGAGCCTTTCCTAGGTGGCATGGGACACAGTAATGGATGATTGGTATTAACTCATCAAATAAAagctaacatatatatatatatatatatatatatatatatatatatatatatatatatatatatatatatatatatatatatatatatatatatatatatatcagctctgGAGTCATGTCACTTTCTTTTTGTATtaacaagataagataagataatcctttattaatcccacaatggggaaatttacaatttacaaatgttacagcagtacagaggtaAGGACAGAGAAGcaggtcaggaaaaaatataaacaaataataatacatctatatacaaagatatatatagagatatgattatggtagagtgtgagtattattgcacaaagagtagcagtaaataaatatcaaataaatagtagataaaaaggtgagaaaatatTGCGCGTTAAAAATATTACACAAATGGTGATAAGGAGATCACAGTACATGTAGTGAGATGGATactgcacacggtaagcattacagctatactgagtagtatgtaagtttcaaacttttgtttgaatctattaaaatctgttaagttatttatattggtaatatgtatataggttatttaatacatataataagaaattagaaataataaggaataaaataagagagcagttTGTTATAGTTCGTAGGCAGTATTCTGGTAATATGAATTCAATCAAGTGTTTAAAGCTATTTGGTGCAGATATTTGGTTTTGATAATGCTATATGTCGTTTTGGTTGTAGTGCTTCATTTTGCAGGATATATAAAGTATTTTGCAGTTTGATTGTGCAGTTTTGTGAATTGTGGCTCAGCTACAGGCCTAGCACTGATacatgctcagctacaggctcagctACAGGCCTAGCACTGATacatgctcagctacaggctcagctacaggctcagctACAGGCCTAGCACTGATacatgctcagctacaggctcagctACAGGCCTAGCACTGATacatgctcagctacaggctcagctacaggctcagctACAGGCCTAGCACTGATacatgctcagctacaggctcagcATGGTTAtatgctcagctacaggctcagctACAGGCTCAACATGGTTacatgctcagctacaggctcaaCATGGTTacatgctcagctacaggctcaaCAATGGTTacatgctcagctacaggctcagctacaggctcagctACAGGCTCAACAACAGGCTCAACAACAGGCTCAACAACAGGCTCAACAATGGTTacatgctcagctacaggctcaaCAATGGTTacatgctcagctacaggctcagctACAGGCTCAACAATGGTTacatgctcagctacaggctcagctACAGGCTCAACAATGGTTacatgctcagctacaggctcaaCAATGGTTacatgctcagctacaggctcagctACAGGCTCAACAATGGTTacatgctcagctacaggctcaaCAATGGTTacatgctcagctacaggctcaaCAATGGTTacatgctcagctacaggctcaaCAATGGTTacatgctcagctacaggctcaaCAATGGTTacatgctcagctacaggctcaaCAATGGTTacatgctcagctacaggctcagctACAGGCTCAACAATGGTTacatgctcagctacaggctcaaCAATGGTTacatgctcagctacaggctcaaCAATGGTTacatgctcagctacaggctcaaCAATGGTTacatgctcagctacaggctcagctACAGGCTCAACAATGGTTacatgctcagctacaggctcaaCAATGGTTacatgctcagctacaggctcagctACAGGCTCAACAATGGTTacatgctcagctacaggctcagctACAGGCTCAACAATGGTTacatgctcagctacaggctcaaCAATGGTTacatgctcagctacaggctcagctacaggcttaACATGGTTacatgctcagctacaggctcagctacaggcttaACATGGTTACATGCTCAGCAGGcattttgctacaaccttgtattaacttgtttgtatcaaaaacaacaatgcacaataagacaaagtagtgcaaaataaaataactttaaatataatgactttaaagtgctacctgtgtttaaaatactgtacatattaaagtaagaaccatataacctattaactgcaaaatgtgttctttttaaaaTTGTTTGTAAACAGTCACCTGTAGGTtgtattggttgttgacattgttcacgtcactatttgcctaagccgagtctcaagacttgAGATAATAtaaaacacggttgattttattggAGTGCCAGAACACAAACCCGACTGACCACCTTACACtgaatgcaatgcaatgcaaaacatACAATATTATTGAAAAAAGCTGATAATCATTTGAGGCAGCAGTGGCTTCAGGAGGACGTGTTGATACATGTTTTCATAGCAACTCTTCATCACTTTCTGTAAGTACTTTAATATTACGATTAATATAAAGTATACACCTTATAATATTTCATCAGACATCTGGCCGTCCGGAAGCCTTGGACCTTGGAAGTAATGCGATAAAGGGCACGTTTAGATAACAAGCAGAAAGTGTTAGAAAATGTGAAAGCACCATCTAAATTCACTCAAATAGAATATTCCTTCAGGCCCTCAattaacacaaacaaaaaacatgatcCAAAATCCACCTCTCTACATCCCATTGCAGCTTTTCAGTTAAACTCTAATACGCAGTAGTTCATCGTGAATGTCTTTTGAGAAGCTCAGGGTCAAGAACTTTCATTGTTCTTTACTGTTACTGAAACGCTTTGAACAGAATAAATGTGCTATGCATGGTAAGGGCTGTCTGAAGCCTTGGCCGTTTTGTCTGTATGTTCTACCCCCGCTATTTACCCCGCTTTTTTTTTACTACCGCATTCCAAACCCAGAAATGGTATTGGCCGATACTGTGTGTAAGTGCCAGTATCGGTGCAACCCTAATAGTAATTCACATTGTTATGAATAACAGTATTCACACGAAGTACCAACAAGTCACTGATGATGCAATGCATCGCTGTGCTAATGTGATTAAGGTGAAATGAATAATTATGCAAGTCAAACACACTTTTGCTGAAATGTTGTTTTGACTGCTATTACTTTCTCTCAGATTTAGGACTGCTAGAAGGCCAAGAGAGAGTGCTGCTGAAAACCTGAAGGAACGATGAGCAAGAGCTCAGTAAAGAGGTTTTGAGGGACAGGGAAGAGGAGGAGCAAAAGAGCAGTGAAAGAATGAACAATCTGTTCTGTTCAGATTGACGCAGAAATAAAAAGATCAAAGTGTGTTGGCTACATTGTTTGTTTGTAATCACATTTTCAATGCAAATTTCCAcaataaacaaatgtaaaaagtaTGAAATTGGTTCTGAAATCTATTATATACAAATTTATAATTTTAAAGCAATAGTTGAAATCCCAGCTTAACCAAATGTATGAGTGCGTCCACAAGTTTTAAATGAATAACTGATTGGTAAAAGTGTGGGGAACCTCAAAgtccatttataataataataataataataataataataataaataaactttatttatataacacctttcttacataaaaaaatgctgctcaaaatgcttcaaaatgaaaaatgtaaaacaataagtaatataaaacaaataaaaaaacagaaagctgcttcACCAGTCTTTTTGTGCTGGGAATATTCAGTAAAGCCTCCTGATGATCTTAATGCATGATGTGAACAACATATTCTTCTTCGTCAGACACTCTGAGATGTATGTAGGTGCAAACCCattaagaaattaataaaacagtaaaagatGTTTTTTAAATCAACGACACAGGCAGCCAGTGAAGTGGagctaaaacagtgtt of the Astyanax mexicanus isolate ESR-SI-001 chromosome 10, AstMex3_surface, whole genome shotgun sequence genome contains:
- the arntl1a gene encoding aryl hydrocarbon receptor nuclear translocator-like 1a, translating into MADQRMDISSTMNDFMSPSSTDLISSSVGTPGMDYTRKRKGSATEYQIDGFSFDDSMDTEKDKQLGRDDQHGRIKNAREAHSQIEKRRRDKMNSFIDELASLIPTCNAMSRKLDKLTVLRMAVQHMKTLRGATNPYTEANYKPAFLSDDELKHLILRAADGFLFVVGCDRGKILFVSESVYKILNYSQNDLIGQSLFDYLHPKDIAKVKEQLSSSDTAPRERLIDAKTGLPVKTDITPGPSRLCSGARRSFFCRMKCNRQPSVKMEDKDFSSTCSKKKADRKSFCTIHSTGYLKSWPPTKMGLDEENEPDNEGCNLSCLVAIGRLHPHIVPQPMNGDIRVKPTEYVSRHTIDGKFVFVDQRATAILAYLPQELLGTSFYEYFHQDDIGHLAECHRQVLQTKEKISTNCYKFKIKDGSFITLRSRWFSFMNPWTKEVEYIVSTNTVVSGSVLEGADPSYQSAASPQSMDSVLTSENGGGKRPLQTVPGIPGGTRAGAGKIGRMIAEEVMEIQRIRGSSPSSCGSSPLNITSTPPPDTYSPGGKKIQNGGTPDLPSNGIVSGPDSIGYPYSNNSIMSDNSHLSIDIMDEPGSSSPSNDEAAMAVIMSLLEADAGLGGPVDFSDLPWPL